In Theileria equi strain WA chromosome 4 map unlocalized gcontig_1105316255033, whole genome shotgun sequence, the following are encoded in one genomic region:
- a CDS encoding hypothetical protein (encoded by transcript BEWA_014330A): MGVSVVVTTQPDSGVTIQLKEKSPSGNPPTKTYDGNDKITITVTRYPYPGEGSDFLKFTHTPNGQSFTLAKVLGDGGNPISGIPLTGPSMSGKVGLVAAYYWRYELDNALLIGIYMDSGTTQYYRSDKSGTWSEYKDIKTPVKEPTRDELDLLNCEINDVVQIDVSRTEGPYCHKPGDSPSTHKEKKVKVEKVQDFCQLRNYTAYLHVPNPKAHYGINLNTFNISGFKNGNNEVRLNSLSLPIKDATRVIVYMCEEVNRTPLLIYYSMVTNKLDGFNTTHHWYKNSNGKTPDHWTAEHELSKHGPGSYGKIRGVLDCLDSRCKPKLAPPIPSSQVATATLLTSPDARNSQDSTSVIKTFSYVTTGVLTASGSLTGFAYLLYKNTRDPWVRQI, translated from the coding sequence atgggTGTAAGTGTCGTAGTAACAACGCAACCAGATTCAGGGGTAACAATTCAGCTTAAAGAAAAGTCACCTAGTGGAAACCCTCCTACTAAGACttatgatggaaatgacAAGATTACCATTACTGTCACAAGATATCCCTATCCTGGTGAAGGATCTGACTTCCTCAAGTTCACCCATACCCCTAATGGACAATCATTCACACTTGCAAAAGTACTAGGTGATGGAGGCAATCCTATTAGTGGAATTCCTCTTACGGGACCTAGTATGTCTGGGAAAGTAGGTTTAGTTGcagcttattactggaggTATGAATTAGATAACGCTCTCCTGATAGGAATCTACATGGATTCTGGAACTACTCAATACTATAGGAGCGATAAGAGTGGTACATGGAGTGAATATAAGGATATTAAGACACCTGTAAAAGAACCTACTAGGGATGAGTTAGACCTACTCAATTGTGAGATTAACGACGTAGTTCAAATAGATGTTAGCAGGACAGAGGGACCATATTGTCACAAACctggagattctccaaGTACTCATAAGGAGAAGAAAGTCAAAGTTGAGAAGGTACAAGATTTTTGTCAACTTCGGAATTACACGGCTTATCTTCATGTCCCAAATCCTAAGGCTCATTATGGAATAAACCTCAACACATTTAACATATCtggatttaaaaatggtaaTAATGAAGTAAGACTTAATAGTCTATCATTGCCTATTAAGGATGCTACTAGGGTTATTGTCTATATGTGTGAAGAAGTAAATAGAACACCTTTACTCATTTACTATAGCATGGTTACGAATAAACTTGATGGTTTTAATACTACTCATCATTGGTATAAGAATAGTAACGGAAAAACTCCTGATCATTGGACTGCTGAACATGAGTTATCTAAACATGGCCCAGGTTCCTATGGCAAAATCCGTGGAGTACTCGACTGTCTTGATAGTAGATGCAAACCTAAACTTGCTCCTCCTATTCCCAGTTCTCAAGTTGCTACTGCTACTCTATTAACCTCTCCTGATGCTAGGAATTCTCAAGACTCTACTTCTGTTATAAAAACCTTTTCCTATGTAACTACAGGTGTTCTTACAGCATCTGGctctcttactggattcGCCTACTTGCTCTATAAGAATACTAGAGATCCgtgggttagacagatataA
- a CDS encoding signal peptide containing protein (encoded by transcript BEWA_014340A) — protein MRFLSLVLVMYFLKLGRVCWCAGKPNVLSINLSEGSNVNSIDIAKDPGPNVAEVNNEKDNGVDGKKFNVKDSVKITLVLDNGIQIWNGGGDKNCTVIAVL, from the coding sequence ATGAGGTTTTTAAGTTTGGTATTGGTTATGTATTTCCTGAAATTGGGCAGAGTCTGTTGGTGTGCCGGGAAACCTAATGTTCTCTCAATCAATCTTAGCGAGGGATCTAATGTTAACTCAATCGATATTGCCAAGGATCCAGGTCCTAATGTAGCTGAGGTTAATAATGAGAAAGATAATGGTGTAGATGGTAAAAAGTTTAATGTTAAGGATAGTGTCAAGATAACTTTAGTATTAGATAATGGAATCCAGATATGGAACGGAGGAGGTGACAAAAATTGTACAGTAATCGCAGTCCTGTAA
- a CDS encoding hypothetical protein (encoded by transcript BEWA_014350A), with protein MVLKIRNKLHFLKFSSKICSCYTIPLSIRMFKTLESKLITSNLYV; from the coding sequence ATGGTATTAAAGATCCGGAAtaaactacattttttgAAGTTTAGCAGTAAAATTTGTAGCTGTTATACTAttccactttccatcagAATGTTCaaaactttggaaagtAAACTGATAACTTCCAATCTTTATGTGTAG
- a CDS encoding signal peptide containing protein (encoded by transcript BEWA_014360A) — protein sequence MNIALLLYVCCFTRLCNGLWGCFSGSNDDRDTTSTSKPAETTEVNTVTLDFLDIGKDVIKEQVLFVEYTDEGITCKSYTLRENVTTTNVKDGDATIWTTGDEGKYLKVLIYSKDNVHLCRINVFPLGNIPHCFEKVNEKWESLEHPEFSKKLNALLKPVDTKMRLEFMMLSDDVADLYEYYSSGMLVTVAFPKFKTTSVSYIGDIWKANGNEECTRARFYTIGGWFCTLYVKKGNSTDIKNFEYSNNQWKCVTNRNTLINTCNSYIPSEDTKTSVTTSVMDITKEDNEVYNTSTSTVSGINVKKHTPLPNKFINEVKDGETLIWKTPDAQRERCVSCELKSRGNTSVAILTLATTFDLSFLYFEKNGTEWKSIEGAEFNNKIKEMN from the coding sequence ATGAATATCGCATTATTGTTGTACGTTTGTTGTTTTACTAGGTTGTGTAATGGACTTTGGGGTTGTTTCTCTGGATCAAATGATGATAGAGATACCACTTCTACATCAAAACCAGCTGAAACTACAGAGGTTAATACGGTAACACTTGATTTTCTGGATATCGGAAAAGATGTTATCAAAGAACAAGTCCTCTTCGTTGAATACACTGATGAAGGGATTACCTGCAAGAGTTACACCCTGAGGGAGAATGTCACTACAACAAATGTCAAGGATGGAGATGCTACAATATGGACCACAGGAGACGAAGGGAAATATCTCAAAGTCTTGATATATTCCAAGGATAATGTCCATTTGTGTCGTATTAATGTGTTCCCTCTGGGTAACATTCCACACTGCTTTGAGAAGGTAAATGAGAAATGGGAATCACTAGAACATCCGGAATTCTCTAAAAAACTAAATGCCCTTTTAAAACCTGTAGACACAAAAATGAGACTAGAATTCATGATGTTGTCAGATGATGTAGCCGACCTTTATGAGTATTATTCCAGTGGAATGTTAGTCACTGTTGCATTCCCAAAGTTCAAGACTACAAGTGTATCCTATATAGGGGATATTTGGAAGGCTAACGGCAATGAAGAATGTACTCGTGCTCGCTTTTATACTATAGGAGGATGGTTTTGTACTCTTTATGTAAAGAAGGGTAACAGTACAGatatcaaaaattttgaatatagTAATAATCAGTGGAAATGTGTCACTAACCGTAACACACTTATAAACACCTGTAACTCCTATATACCTTCTGAGGACACCAAAACAAGTGTTACTACAAGCGTCATGGACATTACCAAGGAGGATAATGAGGTTTATAACACTAGTACTTCCACAGTATCTGGAATAAATGTCAAGAAACACACTCCACTCCCaaataaatttataaatgaggttaaagatggagaaactTTAATCTGGAAGACTCCTGATGCTCAAAGAGAGAGATGTGTATCCTGTGAGCTTAAATCAAGGGGAAACACCTCCGTAGCAATCCTAACACTAGCTACCACTTTTGACCTAAGCTTTCtctattttgaaaagaatggtactgaatggaagagtatagaAGGTGCAGAATTTAATAATAAGATCAAGGAGATGAATTGA
- a CDS encoding p-type ATPase family member protein (encoded by transcript BEWA_014370A), with translation MVEVKLLRTAYSYRNKAFVYVNSLPVCLLALLSSLFQRDSLVRVKTSFFHLLLVNEVIKEDSLGISVRNLSPSVVAQFFDSLTSNERLYLLSVFLTLVVLLALVLSIWILPLRLLIFYSKCGHREGTLGFYTFILDKATHVFVHQVQDKTKAVNEPKRTVEDALLAIERSRLSIYYMHDHKKFLLDKTTHRFKPVEHIDRIDVSSLSDWTGLSTKEVLSPPKSGLESNLSICSDLYGPNDYEIPKCNFWKMLMDAFLAPFFQFQLITTLLWILDDYLYYSLISIASMVIIEVQMVYKRIMEYDRINAMRLPPSRLHVYRDSKWVTVLSTDVFPGDIILIYGESGSTPTLAPADSLILSGEVVVDESILTGESIPQFKSAADPSNKALDLRNSTIFAGTSIVLSRPGSADWNGIKAGKAGCICLVLRTGFESYQGRLVHAITHSGERVTASTAEGWCFLGILLMFAISACIVVFKRAQSSSMKKLLLVSSRILVSVIPPEFPVTLSMAVTIAIVQLRRKGLYCTEPFRLPFAGILDVCAFDKTGTLSEDSMSVVGVFSDPETLNNKDTLTKKLPISSAMVIGGCHSLNKVGNSIVGDPMEKASFEFFGFNLLPDGSSVESLPSMVYDKSGESSLRIKIIRRWQFTSELGRMAVIANISGKSTLWSRDSDFFSNLEDLSSLSFQESFDGESVLLCKGSPDHIRKLLRDVPPYYDHVCQQLTIKGLRVLTLAYKRLYDIPNETLLAIDRTLIEKDLEFSGFLALEAPIKSSCLPCMRRLNGHKLIMITGDNVLTACHVAGVTEIADRSESFVKTRKYAPISKPKVSGTSTPNKCPFPVTGESPEKCPFQSKGMVESPSRCPISKFSQESGYKPAIERCPLYRKKPSGASPKLSDTAGCPFPIKSKGLESKCPISKGDSKDPESYKEFFDKCPISKPTATGMEVCPLYQQYVGKDSKCPVSHSSDKLPIGGKCPLSARSVDTQPLSEIKCPITKTKQAFKRLFGAVSMALKPRNMENLIKYGKNGEAPDFGDFAILTFVNGSFVWKKRNGENVFSISNNSDILFEMSYLLKVYRLCLTGPTLDSLLKASSQDASTEDSGLKISQQDVSKIILNCTVFARMSPQQKEFIIQTFKNAGKIIAMCGDGTNDIAALKVAHVGLSLLNNPLKKNKRVEPPTSVLKASPAKPQSVTQRKLNFPTGVKKSTNSPAHRLTTPDYRNVVLKDRYKSLASELDDEMPQLKLGEASIASPFTYHKGDVYCVPTLVKSGRCALSNVVMLYKLMGINSLMSAMGMSILALDGVNFSDAQTTLYSLLYTYLVIALSKSKPSDETTTKKPAKSIFSPSHFMSLSFQLVIHGTVLLYTWNLGKGFRSPDYVGDLDAKFEPNIVNTLVFYICFAVNLSSFISNYIDYPYMEPLENNAFVYKPILGSFLILAIFLTDILPPISDFFSLVPIPNHLLRAKVIALITLDVSASYIISKFFNNLS, from the coding sequence ATGGTCGAGGTTAAGCTGCTCAGGACGGCATATAGTTACCGGAATAAGGCGTTTGTTTACGTTAATTCCCTGCCCGTCTGTCTACTGGCCTTGTTATCTAGTCTGTTCCAGCGCGACTCACTGGTTAGAGTTAAAACATCATTTTTTCATCTGTTACTAGTAAATGAAGTAATTAAAGAGGATAGTCTAGGGATATCGGTGAGAAATTTGTCGCCAAGTGTTGTGGCGCAGTTTTTCGACTCACTCACTTCCAATGAGCGTCTGTACCTACTCTCTGTGTTTCTCACACTCGTAGTACTCTTGGCGTTGGTGTTATCAATCTGGATTCTCCCCCTGAGGCTATTGATTTTCTACAGCAAATGTGGACACAGAGAAGGAACCCTGGGTTTTTACACCTTTATCCTCGATAAAGCTACGCACGTTTTTGTTCATCAGGTTCAGGACAAAACAAAGGCTGTAAATGAGCCAAAGAGAACGGTTGAGGATGCTCTATTGGCTATTGAACGTTCTAGGCTCTCAATTTATTATATGCATGATCACAAGAAGTTTTTGTTGGATAAAACAACTCATCGCTTCAAACCAGTTGAACACATTGATCGAATAGATGTATCAAGCTTGTCAGATTGGACTGGATTGTCAACCAAGGAAGTTCTGTCACCCCCAAAAAGTGGACTAGAATCTAACTTGTCAATCTGCTCCGACTTGTATGGTCCAAATGATTATGAAATTCCAAAATGCAATTTCTGGAAAATGCTTATGGACGCATTTTTGGCACCATTTTTCCAATTCCAACTTATAACAACACTTTTGTGGATTCTAGATGATTATCTCTATTATTCCCTAATTTCAATCGCATCAATGGTTATTATTGAAGTGCAAATGGTCTACAAGAGGATTATGGAATATGATAGGATAAATGCAATGAGATTACCACCGTCAAGACTCCATGTTTACAGGGACTCCAAGTGGGTTACTGTACTAAGCACTGATGTTTTCCCAGGGGACATCATCCTTATCtatggagaatctggatCTACACCAACCTTAGCTCCTGCAGATAGCCTCATTCTCTCTGGTGAAGTTGTTGTAGATGAGTCAATTCTTACTGGTGAATCGATACCACAGTTTAAGAGTGCAGCTGATCCCAGTAACAAGGCTCTTGACTTGAGAAACAGTACTATCTTTGCAGGCACATCCATAGTGTTGTCACGTCCAGGAAGTGCAGACTGGAATGGAATTAAGGCAGGAAAAGCTGGGTGTATATGTCTAGTCCTTAGAACCGGATTTGAAAGTTACCAAGGACGTTTGGTTCATGCAATTACCCACTCTGGGGAACGTGTGACTGCATCTACCGCTGAGGGGTGGTGTTTTCTCGGAATTCTTTTAATGTTTGCAATATCCGCATGCATTGTGGTATTCAAAAGGGCACAAAGCAGTTCCATGAAGAAGCTCTTGCTCGTATCTTCCAGAATCTTAGTTTCTGTTATACCCCCGGAATTTCCAGTAACTCTTTCAATGGCTGTAACTATTGCCATTGTACAACTCAGAAGGAAAGGTCTCTACTGCACTGAGCCATTTAGGCTGCCGTTTGCGGGTATTCTTGACGTTTGTGCGTTTGACAAAACGGGAACCCTTTCTGAGGACTCCATGAGCGTAGTTGGTGTATTTTCCGATCCAGAAACTTTGAACAACAAGGATACCTTAACGAAAAAGCTTCCAATTTCATCTGCAATGGTTATTGGAGGATGTCATTCACTGAATAAAGTAGGAAATTCCATTGTTGGAGACCCTATGGAGAAGGCTTCTTTTGAGTTCTTTGGATTTAATCTCTTGCCTGATGGTTCTTCGGTGGAATCTTTGCCATCAATGGTTTACGATAAATCTGGGGAATCTTCACTACGTATCAAGATTATCAGAAGGTGGCAATTTACTTCTGAACTGGGAAGAATGGCTGTTATAGCCAATATTTCTGGAAAGTCGACCCTTTGGTCAAGAGATTCTGACTTTTTTTCAAATCTTGAGGACCTTTCAAGCCTTTCATTCCAAGAAAGTTTTGATGGAGAGTCAGTGCTACTCTGCAAGGGATCGCCAGACCATATCCGCAAATTACTTCGAGACGTTCCTCCATACTATGATCATGTTTGTCAGCAACTCACGATAAAGGGATTGAGAGTGCTTACTTTGGCATATAAAAGACTTTATGACATTCCAAACGAAACTCTACTTGCTATAGATAGGACTCTTATTGAAAAGGATTTGGAGTTTTCAGGATTCTTGGCTCTTGAGGCCCCTATAAAATCATCTTGCTTACCATGCATGAGACGCCTAAATGGACACAAACTCATTATGATTACCGGCGATAACGTTTTGACCGCATGCCACGTTGCGGGTGTTACTGAAATTGCGGATCGCTCTGAAAGTTTTGTAAAGACCAGAAAGTACGCCCCAATTTCAAAACCAAAGGTCTCTGGAACAAGTACACCAAATAAATGTCCATTTCCTGTAACGGGTGAAAGTCCAGAAAAGTGCCCATTCCAATCAAAGGGCATGGTTGAATCGCCTTCTAGATGCCCAATCTCGAAATTTTCACAAGAGAGTGGCTATAAACCTGCTATTGAAAGATGTCCTCTCTATAGGAAGAAACCATCTGGAGCTTCTCCAAAGTTGTCTGATACTGCAGGATGTCCATTTCCCATAAAGAGCAAGGGCTTGGAATCAAAATGTCCCATTTCAAAAGGTGACTCTAAAGACCCTGAATCTTACAAGGAGTTTTTTGACAAGTGTCCGATTTCTAAACCGACAGCTACAGGAATGGAAGTTTGTCCCCTCTATCAACAATACGTTGGCAAAGATTCTAAATGCCCAGTTTCACATTCATCGGACAAGCTTCCTATAGGTGGCAAGTGTCCACTCTCTGCAAGAAGTGTGGATACACAACCCCTATCGGAAATTAAATGTCCAATTACCAAAACAAAGCAGGCATTTAAACGTCTTTTCGGGGCGGTTTCAATGGCATTAAAACCAAGAAATATGGAAAACTTGATAAAGTATGGCAAAAATGGTGAGGCTCCTGATTTTGGTGATTTCGCCATATTGACATTTGTCAACGGTTCCTTTGTATGGAAGAAGCGCAACGGTGAAAATGTATTTTCGATATCTAACAACTCTGATATTCTATTTGAGATGTCATACTTACTCAAGGTGTACAGATTGTGCCTTACTGGACCTACTCTTGATTCGCTCCTCAAGGCATCTTCACAGGATGCTTCCACGGAGGATTCTGGGTTGAAGATTAGTCAACAGGATGTCTCAAAGATCATTCTAAACTGCACAGTttttgcaagaatgtcCCCTCAGCAAAAGGAGTTCATCATTCAAACGTTTAAAAATGCTGGAAAGATCATTGCAATGTGTGGAGATGGTACAAATGATATTGCAGCCCTGAAGGTGGCTCATGTTGGTTTGTCTCTCTTGAATAACCCACTGAAGAAAAATAAGCGTGTTGAACCACCTACTTCTGTACTGAAGGCTTCGCCTGCAAAGCCACAATCTGTGACGCAGAGAAAATTGAATTTCCCAACGGGTGTTAAGAAATCTACGAATTCACCTGCTCATAGATTGACGACCCCAGATTATAGAAACGTGGTATTGAAGGATAGATATAAAAGCCTTGCCAGTGAATTGGATGATGAGATGCCACAATTGAAACTAGGAGAAGCCAGTATAGCGTCCCCGTTCACATATCATAAGGGAGATGTTTATTGTGTCCCAACATTGGTAAAAAGCGGAAGATGCGCACTATCAAATGTTGTTATGTTGTACAAGCTCATGGGAATTAATTCTCTAATGAGTGCAATGGGAATGTCTATTTTAGCACTAGATGGTGTCAATTTTAGTGATGCGCAAACAACTCTCTATTCTCTACTCTATACTTATCTTGTAATTGCTCTATCAAAGTCAAAGCCATCAGATGAAACTACAACAAAAAAACCGGCAAAATCCATCTTCAGTCCTTCTCATTTTATGAGTTTGAGCTTTCAACTAGTGATACATGGAACTGTGCTTCTCTACACCTGGAATTTGGGAAAGGGTTTCAGAAGTCCAGATTATGTCGGGGATTTAGATGCTAAGTTCGAACCAAACATTGTAAACACACTTGTTTTCTACATTTGCTTTGCAGTGAATCTTTCAAGCTTCATTTCAAACTATATAGACTACCCCTATATGGAACCTTTGGAAAATAATGCCTTTGTCTACAAACCAATATTAGGATCATTTTTAATACTTGCAATCTTTTTAACGGACATACTACCACCAATCTCTGACTTTTTCTCGTTGGTACCTATTCCAAATCACCTACTTAGGGCCAAAGTTATCGCGTTGATCACCCTTGATGTCTCCGCGTCTTATATTATCTCgaaatttttcaataatCTCTCTTAA
- a CDS encoding conserved hypothetical protein (encoded by transcript BEWA_014380A) — MADLESSPEMAHSSPKIEEDQVKSAAIPKLPLLGASLLYMIANYMNTFGNLSMYVGSYMYTVGKNEWLRYRNISAVFGIIVLFQSLSGLFAADFQRYFGTKLAIILSSSVIALSFVLCAFGLYSYSAFVTFYGVIPSIASGLLLPLPLDIMLKRHSKHRGFVCGFIYFVGGIISICLIPVQTYFVNISDEKFGDSLSALETFHKPMGVVDRIPRLFICQGIIYLLSMLLALKFLGIREATQPMEGTNSDLEYETFITKRLVDPKESSDADTVFGSALCYTLWLFLLLCWLSSIYIHTYWKVAALKKLDIPDLTISIIGTIAGFANLFGRCIWGFIFDSFGWKLCWTFLLIGSSAATAGTQFLFEPNVRFYTMWVTLVYFIHSGVLTISPMTAHRLFGPSVCLF, encoded by the exons ATGGCAGACCTGGAAAGCAGCCCAGAAATGGCTCATAGTAGCCCAAAGATCGAGGAAGACCAAGTAAAAAGTGCAGCTATACCCAAATTACCACTACTTGGAGCCTCACTTCTCTACATGATTGCAA ATTATATGAATACATTTGGCAACTTGTCAATGTATGTCGGATCGTATATGTATACAGTTGGCAAAAATGAGTGGCTGAGATATCGCAATATCTCTGCCGTTTTCGGTATCATCGTCTTGTTCCAGAGCCTGAGTGGACTCTTTGCCGCGGACTTTCAGCGATATTTTGGAACAAAGTTGGCTATAATACTGAGTAGCAGTGTCATTGCACTCTCATTTGTCCTTTGCGCCTTTGGACTATACAGTTACAGTGCCTTTGTGACCTTCTACGGAGTGATACCTTCTATCGCCTCTG GTCTTCTTTTGCCGTTACCGCTGGATATAATGCTCAAGAGACACTCGAAACACAGGGGTTTCGTTTGTGGATTTATATACTTTGTCGGTGGAATAATCTCAATCTGCTTAATTCCAGTGCAGACTTACTTTGTCAATATATcagatgaaaagtttggGGATTCTCTCAGTGCTttag AGACATTTCATAAACCAATGGGAGTAGTTGATAGGATACCCAGACTCTTTATTTGCCAAGGAATAATATACTTGTTATCAATG CTATTAGCATTGAAATTTCTGGGTATTCGAGAGGCTACTCAGCCGATGGAGGGTACCAACTCTGATCTCGAATATGAGACCTTTATTAcaaaaa GATTGGTGGATCCAAAGGAGTCAAGCGATGCAGATACTGTGTTTGGTAGCGCATTATGCTATACATTGTGGCTTTTCCTACTCTTGTGCTGGTTATCCTCAATATACATTCATACGTACTGGAAGGTTGCAGCTTTGAAAAAGCTGGATATTCCAGATTTGACAATATCGATTATCGGAACAATAGCAGGGTTTGCAAATTTATTTGGAAGATGTATTTGGGGTTTTATATTTGACAGCTTTGGATGGAAGTTGTGCTGGACCTTTTTGCTCATAGGTTCCTCTGCAGCTACAGCAGGCACgcaatttttgtttgaGCCAAACGTTAGATTTTATACAATGTG GGTAACACTTGTCTACTTTATTCATTCTGGAGTATTGACAATTTCTCCCATGACTGCACACAGACTTTTTGGCCCATcggtttgtttattttaa
- a CDS encoding DEAD box ATP-dependent RNA helicase family member protein (encoded by transcript BEWA_014390A) — protein MAKAKAAPTEDLVDYEEEESEKIISTKDVIKSAAGKKGGRSDGVMGRGSYVAIHASGFRDFFLKPEILRAISDAGFEHPSEVQHETIPHAITGVDILCQAKSGMGKTAVFVLSILQQIEVEEGDVVTGGVKREADGEAKATSEPKIACIGISHTRELAFQIKNEFDRFSKYLSGVRCEVVYGGIPIQKDIAMLSDPTKCPHILVGTPGRLLALIKGKHLNVEGVRHFVLDECDKCLEKLDMRQDVQSIFMSTPKKKQVMFFSATMNSSIRDLCKRFMQSPVEVFVDDESKLTLHGLLQYYIKLEESDKNRKLNDLLDSLEFNQVIIFVKSVSRAITLDNLLSECNFPSIAIHAGLEQSERISRYTQFKNFDKRIMVATDLFGRGIDVERVNIVINYDMPDSTDSYLHRVGRAGRFGTKGLAITFVASPEDSSALADVQKRFEVDVPEMPQTIDTSLYYKPAKHNPEIAIGK, from the exons AAAAAAGGCGGCCGCTCTGACGGTGTTATGGGCCGCGGTAGTTATGTGGCAATCCATGCAAGCGGCTTTAGAGACTTTTTTCTAAAACCAGAAATTTTGAGAGCAATCAGCGATGCCGGTTTTGAGCATCCCTCTGAAGTTCAGCATGAAACAATTCCACACGCTATCACCGGTGTTGACATTCTATGCCAAGCTAAATCTGGTATGGGAAAAACTGCTGTTTTCGTCCTATCCATCTTGCAACAAATCGAAGTTGAGGAAGGTGATGTTGTCACCGGAGGAGTAAAGAGGGAAGCTGATGGTGAAGCAAAGGCTACTAGCGAGCCAAAGATTGCTTGTATCGGAATATCACATACTCGTGAGCTTGCTTTCCAGATTAAAAATGAATTCGATCGTTTCAGCAAATACTTGTCTGGCGTTCGTTGTGAAGTTGTATACGGTGGTATCCCCATCCAAAAGGATATCGCAATGTTAAGCGATCCAACAAAGTGCCCACATATTTTGGTGGGTACTCCAGGTCGTCTCCTGGCCCTTATCAAGGGAAAACATTTGAACGTGGAGGGTGTTCGCCACTTTGTCCTTGACGAATGTGACAAGTGTCTGGAAAAGTTGGACATGAGACAAGATGTGCAATCGATCTTCATGAGCactccaaagaagaagcaAGTTATGTTCTTCTCCGCTACAATGAACAGTAGCATTAGAGATTTGTGCAAGAGGTTCATGCAATCCCCTGTAGAAGTATTTGTGGACGATGAATCCAAATTGACACTGCACGGTCTTTTGCAATACTACATCAAGCTGGAGGAAAGTGATAAGAACAGAAAACTGAATGATTTGCTGGATAGTCTGGAGTTTAACCAGGTTATCATCTTTGTAAAGAGTGTCTCAAGAGCAATCACCCTCGATAATTTGCTCTCCGAGTGCAATTTCCCCTCAATCGCTATTCATGCAG GTCTCGAGCAATCTGAAAGGATTTCTCGTTACACGCAattcaaaaattttgacAAACGTATCATGGTTGCTACTGACTTATTTGGACGTGGAATCGATGTCGAACGTGTCAACATTGTTATCAACTATGATATGCCAGATTCAACAGACTCTTACCTACACAGAGTTGGCAGGGCAGGTCGTTTCGGTACCAAGGGACTCGCTATCACCTTTGTGGCATCACCCGAAGACTCAAGCGCACTGGCAGATGTACAAAAGAGATTTGAAGTTGATGTGCCAGAGATGCCTCAGACAATTGATACATCCCTCTATT ATAAGCCAGCGAAACATAACCCAGAAATCGCAATTGGCAAATAA